CGAGAGATGCAGACCCAAAAACGGCGATCGCGAGAGCAAAAACGGCCTTCTTCTTCATAGAGCCCCCATTCGAAATGATCTGAGCTGCAAAGCATATACCAGGGGAGATTCTAGGGTTGAGTGCAATAATCTTGAATTATTCCATCCGGTTCCAGATTTATCTATTCTTAAAAATCGCTTGGAAAGCCCTCTCAAAATGAGAATTTTATCATTTTGAGTCTGCGATCATGAACGGGACTTTTGTGTGATGAGGGCATCCAGCTCGGTCTTGAGGCGGGGGAGGATGTCTTCGTAGGAGTACTTGCCGAGTTCCTCTTCCTTCTTCTTCAGATTGACGAAGGTCGGGGCGCACCAAAGCCCCAGGTCGGCGTCGTCGGTCTCGCCGGGGCCGTTCACGCGGCAGCCCATGACGGCGATCGTCACCTGATATTCCTTCGCGTACTGGGCCATCTCCTTCACCTTCATCGCGAGCTCCACGAACTTTTCGTTCTCGACGCGCGAACAAGACGGACAGGAGATGATGTTCAGCTTCTTTTCTCCAAAGTCCGGCACGGAGCGGAAGCGGCCTTCCTCGATGTCCTTGAGGATCGCCCTTCCAACGGCGATCTCCTCGCCCTTGTCGTCGAAGGGCACGGTGAGGGAGACGCGAAGCGTATCACCGATGCCGCGGGAGACCAGTTGTTCGAAGGCGATCCGCGTCTTGATGATCCCCTCGGGCGGCAGCCCCGCTTCCGTGACCCCCAGATGGAGGGGGACGTCCGGCCGCATCTCGTGAAAGCGGCGGTTGATATCGATCACCTTCTTGGGATCGGAATCCTTCAGGGAAACGAGGTAGTTCTTAAAACCCAGGTCGTCCAAGATCTGGCAATGCTCGGCGGCCGAATGCAGGATGGCCTCCTCGTCGTTGTCCCCGAACTTCTCCTGCCATTCCGGATCGATCGACCCGCAGTTCACGCCCACGCGCAGGGCGCATCCGTGCTTGGACGCCTGCTCGGCGATCCAGGCCACCTTGTCGCGCTTGCTCTTCTGCCGTTCGTGATGATGCAGATGTCCGGGGTTGTAACGGATCTTTTGGACGATGGGCGCGAGCTTCTCGGCCAGGCGGTAGCTCTCCTGGAGGTCGACGACCAGCGGCTTGTCGGTCTCGCCCCGAAGTTTCCGGAGGGCGTCCACGTCCTTGTCGCTGTCGATCGCGATGCGGATCAAATCGGCGCCGGCCTTTTCCAGAATGCGGATCTGCCGGAGGGTCCCCTCCAGGTCCTGGGTGCGCGTGGCCGCCATGCTCTGGACGGCGATCGGGTTCCTTCCGCCGATCTTGACGCGGCCGACGGTGATTTCGCGGGTTTTTCGCTCGGGTAACACGGTTCAGAAGCTAGCGGCTATGCCGGGAAAAGGCAAGTCATCGCACCAACGAGCACCCGCCGGCCGACGACCCGACGCCCCCGCCGGACCCGGGCGCGCAGTCCTCGCCCGCCTGGCAATCCACGTTCACCTCGGCCCCGGCCGATTCCGTAAAGGTGTCCGTGGACGTGAACGAGGCGAACTGGGGCGGCGCGGGCTCGCCGGAACTGCCGCGGCAGGGCGTGTAGCCGGAGGCCCCGGTCGCCGACACGTCGATGGGTTCGAAGTCGATCGTGTACGTCGCGCCCGGCGTCAGGCCCAAGATGACGAATTCGCCGTTGGCGGTGCCCGGCGGGTCGAAGTCGCCGGAGAGGGCCGAAATCGCGTCGTTTTTGGGATCCGCGACGTTCCGGGCGACCAGGTTCGCGCACTGGAGCTCCGCGCTCCCGCTCGCGTTGAAGACCGTGCCCGTGATCGACCAGGTGGTCGAAGCGAAGTTCGAGGCGGGATAAAGCTGGGCGAGCCCCGCGCGGTCGTCCTTTTCGGGCGTCTTGAAATTGGCCCCGTTGCCGATGAGGAAGCGCGGATACATGGTCGTGATGAGGTTGTCGTTGGAGGAGTCGCTGTCGGTCGCTTCCTCAAGATTGACCTGCGAATGGTCCAGCCCCAGGAAGTGCCCCATCTCGTGCACGATAAACGAGGTAAAGTCGTCGTCCGTGAAACTCAAACCGGCCGACCCGCAGCCGGGCTGGATTTCCACTCCGTTCAGGCAGGCGGCGTTGAAGACCGCCTCGCCTTTGATCGCATTGCCGGAAGCGGGGTCCGATCCGATGATGGAGGCGAAACCCAAGGTGGTGAACTTCGCCGCGGCGCCGAAGAAGTCGGAGACGATCGCGCCGTCCTCGTCGATCACGAGCGGATTGGTTCCGTCGCCGAGCGGACCGCCGGGGCAGGCCGAAGCGTCGAAGACAAAGTCGCAGACGTTCGAGTCATCCACCGACCCGCCCAGGTCGCGCAAATCAAATGAGACGTTCGCCTCGGAAATGCCGTCCCACTGGGAGAGGGCCTCGTCGACCAGGGGCTCCACGTTCTTGCCGCGCACGTCCAGATCCGACTCGAGGTCCACGCGCACGGGCATGGCCGGCCACTTGACCGCGCGTCCCGAGTCGGTCACGTTCCGCGGGCCGATGGCCCAGGAAGAGATAGAGAGGGAAAGCAGAACAACCACCAAGAACGCCACCATCCGTCGTTGCGCCGTCATACAGAGATCCCCTTTATTGAGATGCCAGTTTCTTCACGAGAGAGATGAAATCGGAATAAGGAAGTTCGCCGCCGTTGACCGACATCATCTTGCGGTCCGCGGCCGTCAAGGACATCGTCTTCAGGCGGGGGCTTTTATCGGCTCCGATGAAGAGCCCTCGATTGCCCGCCCCATTGGCGACGGTCTTGAGGCCCGCCTTGTCCGTCACCGCGAATTTGCCCTGGGCGAGTCCCACGGGGGCGGTGATCCCGGAATCCCCCGCGGCGCTCAGAAAAACGATCGCCTCTTCGCCGACTTGGTATTGCGGAAGGTCGCGCTCCAGCCCCTGGATCTTAACGCCCTCCTTCATGCCGAAGTCCTCGCCCCCGTCGACCGTCCCCAATTGGCGGAACGTGACCGTCTTGGAGGGTTCGCCCTTGAGCGTGTCGATCACGTCGAAGGTGACCTTCTGAACCCTTTGTCCCTTGAAATCGGCGTCCGCGTCGATGCTGACGCAGCGGCCGACGAAGACTTTTTCCGACAGGGCGGTCAATTGTTCGAGATTAAGCTGGAGCACGGTCAGGCCCGAGGCCGAGCCCGAGACGAAGAGCCCCGCCACGGCCAACCAAAGGAATTTCTTCATGAAGACCTCCGAATGACCGGGTCATGTTAAGGAAGGGCCGCCGCGAAGTCAATCAACCCATCGAACCAGCGCGCATCCCCCGCCGCTTCCGCCGTCAGCCCCGCCGGTCGACCCGCCCGTCGCCGTACCGCCTCCCGTCGTTCCGGCCGCCACGGACTCCGGATGGTAGCGCGCCAGGGCAAAGTCCTCCTGCCCTCCGACGTCCGCGTAGCCTCCGACGACGATGAATCCGTCCGTTTGGATCGCGACCGCCGTCGCCGCGTCCGAGCCGCCGTCGAAATCCGTCGTCACAAGCCCGCCCTCTTGAAAGGAAACATCCAGAGCCCCGCCGGACGCGTAACGCGCCAGTCCGAAATCCGCTTGCGAGTAGCCGGCCGCCAGGATGCGGCCCCCGGCGTCGACGGCAACGGCGTGCGCTGAATCCCCATGGCTGGCGGCAAAACCCGTCAGAACGCGTCCTGCGGAACCGAAGCCGGCATCCAAACCCCCGTCCGCGTCGAACCGGGCCAGCGCGAACTCCTTGACCAAGTTCACGTCCGCGTCACCCGCCAGCAGGATCTTTCCATCGGGCTGCACCACCATGGCGAAGGCGGATTCAATGAGGCCACCGAAGGTCAATGTCACCTTGCCGTCCAAGCCCAGAGGATCGAAGCTCGTGTCGAGGCCCCCGTTGGGCTGGTAGCGGGCCACGGCGAAATCGAAGTTGGAAAATCCGGCGACGACGATCTTCTGGTCGGCGGGTTGAATGGCGACGGAGGACGCACCGTCCTCGCTTCCTGCGGAAAAATTGGTGATGACCCGGCCGTCGAGGTCGAAATTCAGGTCCGGCTTGCCGTCCGGCTGGTACCGCGCCACGGCAAAGTCCGGGTCCGACATCGCCGCCTGGGTGAAGCCGACGACGACGATGTTCAGATCCGCCTGCAAGGCGATGCCGCTGGCAAAGTCGGCCCCTCCGAAATCCGTCGTCACCTTGCCGGTCAGGTTGAAGGACGTGTCGGGTGCGCCGTTGGAGAGGAACCGCGCCAGGGCGAAGTCGGAACTTGCGGCGCCCAAGCTTGAGCCCGCCGCCAGGATCTTTCCATCGGGCTGGAGGACGACGGCATCCGCCTCGTCCCGGCCGCCGAAATCGAGGGACGTCTTGCCGCCGCTCCCGAAGGTCGCATCGAGCGATCCATCCGGGTTGTAGCGAGCCAGGGCAAAATCGGTATTGCCGCTGAGGCTCGCGAACCCGACCGCGACGATCTTTCCATCCGGTTGGAGGGCGATGGCATTGATATGATCGGCGCCGCCGCTGAGATCGGTCGTCGCCTTGCCGCCGCTCCCGAACGAGGCATCGAGGTCACCCGCAACGACCTGGGCGAAAGAAACCGCCGGGACAAGAAGGAGAATCGCGGCGAATAGCCCCGTTTTCACGTCGGCATCATGACTCTTTCACGCGCTTCGAGCAATGACCTTGTGTTCCTTCGAAAATATCCTGTAATCATTTGAATACGGAGACTTGAAATGGGCTTTCAATGCGGCATCGTCGGGCTTCCCAACGTCGGCAAGTCCACCATCTTCAACGCCTTGACCGCCGCGGGCGCGGCGGCGGCGAACTATCCGTTCTGCACGATCGAACCGAATATCGGCGTCGTCGCATTGCCCGATGAGCGCCTGGACAAGATCGCGGCGATCTTCAAGCCCGAAAAGGTCGTCCCGACCTCCGTCGAGTTCGTCGACATCGCAGGTCTCGTCAAAGGCGCGTCGAAGGGAGAGGGGCTCGGGAACCAGTTCCTCGGCCACATCCGGAGCGTGGACGCCATCGCGCACGTCGTCCGTTGTTTTGACGACCCCGACGTCGTGCACGTCCACGGCGGCGTCGATCCGCTGCGCGACATCGAGGTCATCGACACGGAACTCGCTCTCGCCGACCTGGATTCCGTCACCAAGGCGATTGCCAAGGTCGAGAAAAGGGCCAAGGCCGGAGACGCGGACTCCGTCCGTCTCCTGGAGATCTACAAAAAGCTCGAAAAACACCTGAACGAGGGCAAGCCGGCCCGGTCACTCGGCCTGACTGAAGAGGACAAGGCCCTGGTGAAGGACCTCTTCTTATTGACGAACAAGCCTGTCCTTTACGTCGCGAACGTGGCCGAATCCGAGATCAAGAAGTCCTCCCCCGCCATCGATGTCTTGAAGGCCCACGCCGCCAAGGAGGGCGCCGAGTTGGTGGTCTTGAGCGGCAAGATCGAGGCGGAGATCGCCGAACTGTCGCTGGACGAGAGAAAGGCCTTTCTCCAGGATCTGGGCCTGAAGGAGTCCGGTCTCGATCAGATGGCGCGCGCCGGCTACAAACTCCTGGGCCTCGCCACCTACTTCACGGCGGGCCCCAAGGAGGTCCGAGCCTGGACGATCCCTCATGGCACCAAGGCCCCGCAGGCGGCCGGCGTCATCCATTCGGATTTCGAGAAGGGGTTCATCCGCGCCGAGTGCTACCACTACGAGGACCTGATCGCCCTGGGCTCCGAAGCGAAGGTGAAAGAGGCCGGCAAGATGCGGCTCGAGGGCAAGGATTACGTCGTGAAGGACGGGGACGTGCTGTTCTTCCGCTTCAACGTTTGACCAAGATCTCCTGCCAGAGGATCCATTCCCAAACGATCTCGACCGCCTCGCCCAAGGTGGTGAGCGACACGTTGTCCTTCGTGGCCTCCCACGACTTGTAGCGGCATTTTTTCAGGAGCCGTTCTTTGAACGCGGCGACATCCTCCGCGGAGGCTCGGGGGTCCAGGGCGTATCCCCTGAACCGCGCGGCCTCGAGGAAGGTCTCCCAGAGATCCTTCCCAAAATTCGCCTCGTCCGACAGCGGCCCCGCGGCCACCCCGGCCTCCCGGGAGTAAGAGAGGCCCTGGTAGCGCTTGGCGGCGCCCGCCGCCTCGTCCAGCATCGCCTTCGCCGGCGGACACGGGCGTTCCTTCCGGATGAAGATCATTTCGACGCAAATGCCGCTGACCAGCGCGGTCATGGGATCCGACATCGACCGGTGAAGGAGGGAATGGTTCTCCCGCAAATACCGGATCTCGTCGCCTCTCGGCGTCTCGGACACGAAACCCAGGAAGAGGTCCCGCGACTCGACGAAAAACGCCTCACCTCCGGGGACCAGGGAGTCGACGATCTGCTCCCAGACCCTCCTCTGGTCGACCGCGTGCGAGCTTCCGAAAAAGGAGAGAGCGAGGTCGTAGCCCTGGGGCAGCCGGTGGGTGTCGAGGTTCCCCAAGTAAACGGACGAGAAGGCCGGCCGGTTCTCCGGGGGAATCACGTCCGTCAATGAAAACGTGTCGATCGCGACCCTTTCGCCGAACAGGGCCTTGAGCTCCGCCTCCATCCGGCCGTATCCGGGTCCGATCGTCAGGATCCTCAACGGTTGCGAGCGATCGGGGGCCGCCGAGGAGAGACGCTCCCTCACCTTCTCTTCGATTCCGCCGAAAGGCGTGGCTCTTGAGAAACCGGAACACTCCTTCAAACCCCGGCCGAGGAGGTAAGGCGCGTCGATGGTCAGGCGCCCATGATCGAAATCGGAGATGCGCCTTTCCATCTTCCGGATCAGGCGGTCCGGCGTCAGTTCGAGAACGGCATTGCGAACGCCAGGACCTTGAGGCTCCGGCGGGCCTAGAAAGGCGAAGAAAGAGGCCCCGCGGAGGAGACCGACGGTGGGGATCCTTTCCAGGAGGACACGCCGCATTTCGAGTGGCCTTCCGGGAAGGTTCCAGAAGAATTGGACGTCGTTCTCCTGATAGACCGCGAGGGCCGGGACGATTCCAGGCGTGTCGGTCAGGACACAGGCCCCGTGACGCTCGACGACCCGCAGCTGGTGAAAGATCCTGCCGTCCGCGCTCAAAAAAAGACTGCCCCCAAGGGGCGGGTCAAACCGCGCAAGATCGGCCAGCCACAGATTCTCCGCCCCGCTGGTGACATGAAAAAGACGGGCCCCCTCGAGAAGGCTGGCCGCGTCCAAAATCGCACCGGAGGCCGGGATTCGCTGGATCAGTGAGCAGAGACCAGTCATCGACCCGTTACTTCGCACCGGGCATCGAAAGGTTGCCCCGAACTTCGAGCGACGGTGGCGGACCTGAGACGATACAATTCGAGGCAACTTTTTTGCCCGGGTGGCGAAGCCAATGGACAATGAATCCCCTCACTTCCCTCATCGGCCGGCTTCCCACCTCCGTCCCCTGCGTCCTACCTTCCCATTACACGGCGGGCGCCGACGTCCAGATCTGGAATCTCGGGTCCGCGCAGGAGATCCACCTGGCACGCATGCCGGAATCGCCGGTCGAGATCGCCTCCGCCCTCGGTCCTGACAAGCTGTTTTTGAGCGGGGACGGACGGAACTTTCACCAGCTCCGGGTGAGCTTGGCGGCACCGCAAGCCCTCTTGACGGCAACCCCCCGTTTCATCCCCATGGCCTTCACGGCCGAAAGTTCGGGGATGAGGCTTCTCTGCAATCTCCCCGACGACAGCGAGCGATTGGTGGACCTGGTCGCGTCGCATTGGCGGCCGGGGCATTTCCTTCAGGACGCCGCATTTTATCTCTTTTCGGAGGACGAGGAGACGCCGGCCCTCGAAGGGGCCCTCCGGCGCTGGTGGGCTGGGAACGTGGAGGAAACTTCTCCCGGCCGCGAAACGGTCGACGCGGCGGCCTTCACCGCGTTCGTCCGTGGACTGGGCCATATCGTCAACAACGCAAACGCGGTCATTGCCTCCCATGCCGAATACCTCATGGCCCGGGAAAATGCCGACGAGGGCTTGCTGGCCATCCGATCCGCATCCCACCGCATCACGAGGCTGATCCACAGGCTCCAACAAAGGTTCCACGGGGACGCGGTCGTGATTCCCGATCCCCTGACGGTCCTGAAGGAATACGAAGTCCTGGAGGAGATCCTGCGCGAGTGGGCCGTGGAGGCCGCGAAACCCGCCGCCCCCGTGCCGGCGATGTCGTCCCCGGCCGTGTCGACCTCCCTCCTCGTCATCGAGGACGATGAGGATTTGGGCGACATCCAGGTCCTCTCCTTGGAAACCCGCGGGTTCCCCGACGTCCGTCTCGCGCGGACGCCGACGGAGGCCATGAGAATTTTCGACGCGAACCCGGCCCTGACGGCCGTCCTAAGCGATTACAATCTTCAGGCGGACCGGACGGGTCTGGACCTGGCGCGGGAGATGCGCAGGAAACGCCCCGGAGTGAAGATCCTCATCGCCACGGGCGAGGCGGACAACGTGAAGGCCCTGATGTCGGAGGACGAATGCAACGAGATCGAGATCCTCCGCAAGCCGACCGATGAAGACGATCTGGAGGACCGCCTTCGCCGCCTTCTGGGCCTTAAAAGCTAATACTCCTTCTCGAGAATGAACTCCTGCTGCCAGGCCGCATTGTAGTAGTGGATTTCGCGGAAGTACTCGAGGTTGGCCTTTTGGGGAATCAGCAGATCGAAGGTCACGCTGTAGTTGATCGGGACGATCTCCGGGTAATCGATCAAGGCCCTCATCTTGTCCGGGATCTCGCGCCACAGGACGGGGTCTTTGACCCTGAGCGTGTTGAACGCCGCGTAGCGCTGGCCCTTCTCTCCCACCACGACCCATTTGTCCCTCTTCGCGTCCATGATCACGTTCCTCAAGGACATGTTCTTCACGATGACGGGGAGGAGCTTGTAGCCGGCGATCAGGCCGTCGAGCCGTGGATCGTAGTTCGCGTCGATGGAAAGCGAAAACGAGGTCAGGACCCGCCCCGCCACTCCCTCCACCTTGGGGGGCTTTTTGGGTTTGGCCGACCGGATGGGAAAACAAGCGGCGCATGCGAGAAGTACCGAAACGGCGGCGATCAGGCGGATTGACTTGGCCATAGTTTGTCCTCGCTCCCTAGATTGTGTTGATCTTTTCCACAAGATGACACGCCGCCCAATGATTTTTTTTCCACTCTTTGAGTTCAGGCTCCTCGGTCTTGCACCGCGCCTCCGCGAACGGGCACCGGGTATGAAAAGAACACCCCGGCGGAGGGTTCATGGGCGACGGGATTTCTCCCGGTAAAACGATGTGTTTGGCCTTCCGGCGCCGTGGATCCGGCACGGGCACTGCGGCGATCAAGGCCTGCGAGTAGGGATGCAACGGACGGTCCATCGCCTCGCGCGGACCGGTTTCGACGATCTTGCCCAGATACATCACGGCGACCCGGTGGCTTAAGTATTTCACCATCTTGAGGTCGTGCGAGATGAAGAGATAGCTCATGCCGTACTTCTGCTGGAGGTCTTGGAGCAGGTTCACGATCTGCGCGGACACGGAGACGTCCAGCGCCGAGACGGGCTCATCGGCGACGATGAGCCTCGGTTTCAAGGCGATCGCACGCGCGATGCCGATCCTCTGCCGCTGGCCGCCCGAAAACTCGTGCGGGTAGCGGTCGTAGGCGTCCCGCGCTAGGCCCACTTGCTCGAAGAGGTCGCCGACGCGGGACCGTTTGTCCCGGCGCGAGACCTGCCGGTGGATCACCAAGGGCTCGGCGACGATCTCTCCCGCCTTCATGCGCGGATTCAGGGAGGAGTAAGGGTCCTGAAAGATCATCTGGATCTTCCGCCTGTGGGGGCGCAGCCCCCTTCCTTTAAGCTTCGCGATGTCTATTTGCTCGAATACGATCCCTCCGGCATCCGGCTCGATGAGACGCGCCACCATCCGCGCGACGGTTGTTTTTCCGCAGCCGGATTCCCCCACGAGCCCCAGGGTCTCGCCCGCCCCGATGGAAAAACTCACCCCGGAAACCGCATGAACAAAGGCCTTCGCGCGCGAAAAAACGCCGCCCCTCACGGGAAAGAGCTTGATCAGGCCGACCGTCTTCAAGAGTTCCTGGCTCATGACCCCCCGTAGGGATAAAAGCAGCGCGCCCCGTTTTCCAAGGGCGGCTC
Above is a genomic segment from bacterium containing:
- a CDS encoding oligopeptide/dipeptide ABC transporter ATP-binding protein, translating into MSQELLKTVGLIKLFPVRGGVFSRAKAFVHAVSGVSFSIGAGETLGLVGESGCGKTTVARMVARLIEPDAGGIVFEQIDIAKLKGRGLRPHRRKIQMIFQDPYSSLNPRMKAGEIVAEPLVIHRQVSRRDKRSRVGDLFEQVGLARDAYDRYPHEFSGGQRQRIGIARAIALKPRLIVADEPVSALDVSVSAQIVNLLQDLQQKYGMSYLFISHDLKMVKYLSHRVAVMYLGKIVETGPREAMDRPLHPYSQALIAAVPVPDPRRRKAKHIVLPGEIPSPMNPPPGCSFHTRCPFAEARCKTEEPELKEWKKNHWAACHLVEKINTI
- a CDS encoding response regulator, with translation MNPLTSLIGRLPTSVPCVLPSHYTAGADVQIWNLGSAQEIHLARMPESPVEIASALGPDKLFLSGDGRNFHQLRVSLAAPQALLTATPRFIPMAFTAESSGMRLLCNLPDDSERLVDLVASHWRPGHFLQDAAFYLFSEDEETPALEGALRRWWAGNVEETSPGRETVDAAAFTAFVRGLGHIVNNANAVIASHAEYLMARENADEGLLAIRSASHRITRLIHRLQQRFHGDAVVIPDPLTVLKEYEVLEEILREWAVEAAKPAAPVPAMSSPAVSTSLLVIEDDEDLGDIQVLSLETRGFPDVRLARTPTEAMRIFDANPALTAVLSDYNLQADRTGLDLAREMRRKRPGVKILIATGEADNVKALMSEDECNEIEILRKPTDEDDLEDRLRRLLGLKS
- the ispG gene encoding (E)-4-hydroxy-3-methylbut-2-enyl-diphosphate synthase; the protein is MLPERKTREITVGRVKIGGRNPIAVQSMAATRTQDLEGTLRQIRILEKAGADLIRIAIDSDKDVDALRKLRGETDKPLVVDLQESYRLAEKLAPIVQKIRYNPGHLHHHERQKSKRDKVAWIAEQASKHGCALRVGVNCGSIDPEWQEKFGDNDEEAILHSAAEHCQILDDLGFKNYLVSLKDSDPKKVIDINRRFHEMRPDVPLHLGVTEAGLPPEGIIKTRIAFEQLVSRGIGDTLRVSLTVPFDDKGEEIAVGRAILKDIEEGRFRSVPDFGEKKLNIISCPSCSRVENEKFVELAMKVKEMAQYAKEYQVTIAVMGCRVNGPGETDDADLGLWCAPTFVNLKKKEEELGKYSYEDILPRLKTELDALITQKSRS
- the ychF gene encoding redox-regulated ATPase YchF yields the protein MGFQCGIVGLPNVGKSTIFNALTAAGAAAANYPFCTIEPNIGVVALPDERLDKIAAIFKPEKVVPTSVEFVDIAGLVKGASKGEGLGNQFLGHIRSVDAIAHVVRCFDDPDVVHVHGGVDPLRDIEVIDTELALADLDSVTKAIAKVEKRAKAGDADSVRLLEIYKKLEKHLNEGKPARSLGLTEEDKALVKDLFLLTNKPVLYVANVAESEIKKSSPAIDVLKAHAAKEGAELVVLSGKIEAEIAELSLDERKAFLQDLGLKESGLDQMARAGYKLLGLATYFTAGPKEVRAWTIPHGTKAPQAAGVIHSDFEKGFIRAECYHYEDLIALGSEAKVKEAGKMRLEGKDYVVKDGDVLFFRFNV